One genomic segment of Theobroma cacao cultivar B97-61/B2 chromosome 6, Criollo_cocoa_genome_V2, whole genome shotgun sequence includes these proteins:
- the LOC18595444 gene encoding putative 12-oxophytodienoate reductase 11 — translation MTLLITYTRTSSDAHPKAVYTAFSLHNSTRQISQTKTKTKAKQSSFLLVAETTSTHLHCTAAQLHIQSQRQANQLVSDMEGKKQTQQQQQENITTQPLLTPYKFGKFNLSHRVVLAPLTRQRSYNNVPQPDAILYYSQRTSRGGFMISEATGVSDTAQGYAHTPGIWTKEQVEAWKPIVDAVHAKGGIIFCQIWHVGRVSNYGFQPNGQAPISSTDKSLTPQIRANGVDVAQFSPPRRLRTDEIPQIVNDFRIAARNAMEAGFDGVEIHGFNGYLIDQFLNDQVNDRTDEYGGSLENRCRFALEIVEAVANEIGADRVGIRLSPFTDFIEAVDSDPKALALYMVEALNKYGILYCHMIEPRLKMMGDVSECPHTLLPMRKAFNGTFIAAGGYTKEDGNKAVAENRADLVAYGRLFLANPDLPRLFELNAPLN, via the exons ATGACACTTCTCATCACGTACACTCGCACGTCATCAGATGCCCATCCCAAGGCTGTATACactgcattctcgctgcacaACTCAACTCGGCAAATATCccaaaccaaaaccaaaaccaaagcTAAGCAAAGTTCATTTCTTCTGGTAGCAGAAACAACTTCCACCCATTTGCACTGCACTGCTGCTCAACTACATATCCAAAGCCAAAGGCAAGCAAATCAGTTAGTTTCAGATATGGAAGGCAAAAAGCAAACCCAACAACAACAGCAAGAAAATATCACCACTCAACCTCTTCTCACTCCCTACAAATTTGGCAAATTCAATCTTTCGCATAG AGTTGTATTGGCACCATTGACAAGACAAAGATCTTACAATAATGTTCCTCAACCAGATGCCATTCTATACTACTCCCAGAGAACTTCCAGAGGAGGTTTTATGATCTCTGAAGCTACTGGAGTTTCTGACACGGCTCAAGG GTACGCGCATACACCTGGTATATGGACAAAAGAGCAAGTTGAGGCCTGGAAACCCATTGTTGATGCTGTTCATGCCAAAGGTGGAATTATCTTTTGTCAGATTTGGCATGTTGGAAGGGTTTCAAACTACG GTTTTCAGCCAAATGGACAAGCTCCAATCTCTTCTACTGACAAGTCATTGACACCACAAATTCGAGCTAATGGAGTGGATGTTGCTCAGTTCTCACCTCCTAGGCGATTAAGGACAGATGAAATCCCTCAAATTGTCAATGATTTCAGAATTGCAGCAAGGAATGCTATGGAAGCTG GTTTTGATGGGGTTGAGATTCATGGATTTAATGGGTACCTTATAGACCAGTTTTTGAATGATCAAGTGAATGATCGAACAGATGAATACGGTGGATCACTAGAGAACCGTTGCAGATTTGCCTTAGAGATAGTTGAAGCTGTTGCCAATGAAATAGGTGCAGATAGAGTTGGAATAAGGTTATCTCCCTTTACAGACTTTATTGAAGCAGTAGACTCTGATCCAAAAGCATTAGCTCTCTACATGGTTGAGGCCTTGAACAAATATGGAATTCTCTACTGCCATATGATCGAGCCAAGGTTAAAAATGATGGGAGATGTAAGTGAATGTCCTCATACTCTTCTGCCTATGAGAAAAGCTTTCAATGGCACTTTCATTGCTGCCGGGGGCTACACCAAAGAAGACGGAAACAAAGCTGTAGCCGAAAACC